TCCGTCCAGGACGGCCAGGCAGGCCAGCGCGGTGCCGGTCCGCCCCTGTCCGCCGCCGCAGGCGACCTCGACGCGTTCGGTCCCGGCGCGCTCCCACGCCTCGCGCAGCGCCGCCTCGGTGGCGGCGCGGTCGGACGGCAGCCAGAAGTCGGGCCAGCGCAGCCAGCGGGCCTCCCAGTCGACCGGGGGCGGTCGGCGCCCCAGCAGATACAGCGCGAAGGCGGGCACCGGCCCCGCCGGCAGGGGACGTCTGAGTCCCCTGCCGCGCACGAGCCGACCCGAGGGCAGGCGCAGCACACCCGCCGCCGCGGGCTCCCAGGAAGCGGTCACGCAGCGACCCTAGCCTCTTCGGTCCGGCCGATGCGTGGACCGGGAGTGGACCGGGACCGGGCGCGCCCACCCGGCTGGGCGATCAGGCAGCGGCCGGTCGTCAGCCGGGGTGGTCCCCGGCCGCGTCGATCACGCCGTGCACGGCCGCGCTGATGCGCCGGGCGGCGGCCTCGGGGTCGGGTCGGCCGGTGTCGAGCCAGGCGATGACCGCCTCGATGGTCAGGGCCGGGACCAGCCGGCAGGCCCAGTCGGCCCAGGGCCCCTCGGGCAGGCGTCCGGCCAGGTTCCTGCGGGTGATCTCGGTGGAGGCCGAGGTGAGGGCGTCGACCAGGTCGCGGAACTCCGGTTCGCGGGCGGCGTGGCGGAACAGCAGCCGGAAGGCGTCGGGATCGGCGGCGGCGGCGCGCAGCAGCGAGGGGATGGCGTCGTCGCCGAAGTCGTCGACGCCCACCTGCTCGTCCAGGCGCTGGCAGGCGCGGTCGAGCACCGCCCGGTACAGGGCCGCCTTGGAGTCGAAGTGCCGGTAGAGCAGCACCCGGGTGATGTCGGCCTCGGCGGCGATGTCGTCCAGGCCGGTCGCGGCGAATCCGGCGCGGGCGAAGGCGCGGGTGGCGGCGTCCAGGATCTGCCCGCGCCGCTCGGCCCGGCGCAGCCGGCGCACCGGCCCGTGCGTCCCCGGTCGCTCACGTGCCTGTCGGCCGTCCTCGCTCATGCCGCCCGCCCTTCTTTGTTGACACGGAAGTATACATGTGCTCTTGTTTAAAGAAGAGTATACAAGTTGGCGTCAACAAGGAGGGCGCGATGAGTCTCGTCCGACTGCCGTTCGAGCAGTCCCATCCGCTGCGCAGCGCACCGGTGCTGCGCGAACTGCAGACCCGCGGGCCCGTCCACCGGGTCCGCACCGCGGTCGGAGACGAAGCGTGGCTGGTCACCGATCACGGACAGGTGCGGAGCCTGCTGGACGACGACCGGCTCGGCCGCTCCCATCCCGACCCCGCGAACGCCGCCCGCACCGGGGAGTCGGCCCTGTTCGGCGGCCCGAACGGCGACCACGACACCGAGCACGCCGACCACGCGCGGATGCGGGCGCTGATGCAACCGCACTTCTCGCCCCGGCGGATGCGCGAGCTGCGCCCCCGCGTGGAGGCGCTCACCTCCGACCTGCTCGACGACCTCGCCCGGCAGGGCCCACCGGCCGACCTCAACCAGGCGCTGGCCCTGCCGCTGCCCATCGCGGTCATCTGCGAACTGCTCGGCGTGCCCTACGCCGACCGCGACCGCTTCCGCGCCTGGACCCGGGCCGCCGCCGACGTGGGCGACCGCGCCCGCTCCGAGCAAGGGCTGGCCGACCTGTTCGGCTACGGCCGGGAACTGGTGGCCCGCAAGCGGCGCGAGCCCGGCGACGACGTCATCTCCCGCCTGTGCGCGACCGAGGGCGTCGGCGACGACGAGGCCGCCATGCTGGGCATGGCCCTGCTGTTCGCCGGGCACGAGACCACGGTCGTGGCCATCGGACTGGGCGCCCTGTTCCTGCTGGCCGACCCCGCCCAGTGGCGGCGGCTGCAGGCCGACCCCGACCTCGTCGGCTCCGCGGTGGAGGAGATCCTGCGCGCGCCGGCCAAGAACACCGGCGGCATCCCCCGCTACGCCCGCACCGACCTCGACATCGCCGGCACCCCGGTGCGCGCGGGCGAACTGGTCCTGCTCGACACCGGTGCCGCCAACCACGATCCCGCCGTCTTCGCCGACCCCGACCGCTTCGACGTCACCCGGCGCGCGGCCGGCCACCTCACCTTCGGCCACGGCGCCCGCTACTGCATCGGCGCACCCCTGGCCCGCATCGAGCTGCAGGCCGTCTTCTCCCAGCTCATCCCGCGATTCCCCACCATGCGCCCGGCCGTGGCCGTGGAAGAGCTGACCTTCAACAGCGATGTGCTGACCGGCGGCCTGACCGAGCTGCCCGTGACCTGGTGAGGACCGCCGGCGCGCGCCCGCCCCGCGAAACCGCGCGGCAGCGGCGACTCGTGGGACGGGCTCGGCGCCGCGGTTCTCGGCGCCTTCGGGCCGGTCCGCTCGGCGTCGGAGCCTGCGTCAGGTAAGGCGGAGGATGACAGGATGACTCCTAAAACGTTTCATCACGGGGCGTGCTCCGGACCGGCCGGGGGCATTGGTCGGCCTGCGGGGGCCGTCGGGCCGGGGCTTTCGGTGCGGTGGGTGGGTCTAGTCCTGGGTTTCGAGGCCGCCGGCGAGGAGGGGGGCGGTGGTCAGGTCGGGGTTGTCGCGTTGGATCACGCGCAGCCGCCACTTGTTGTGGATGAGTGCCAGGAGTGCGTGGTCGGAGCGGCGGGTCAGGACCTCGGCGCCGGGCAGGGCGTGCAGGGCGGGCGCGGAGGCGGCGTCGGTGCGGCGGGCGATGCTGTAGTCCAGGTGGGCCAGCTCGATCGGGGCGCGGAACTCGTGGGCCATCCGGTGGGCGACCACGTCGAACTGCAGCGGGCCCACCGCGGCCAGCACCGGGGCCTGGTCGCCGCGCACCTCAGAGGACAGCACCTGGATCACGCCCTCGGTGTCGAGCTGGTCGATGCCGCGGCGGAACTGCTTGTGGCGGCCGGCGTCGGTGGCGCGGGCCACCGCGAAGTGCTCGGGGGCGAAGCTGGGGATCGGCGCGAACTCGACCTTGGGCCCGGCGTAGAGGGTGTCGCCGACCCGCAGGGCGGCGGCGTTGACCAGGGCGATCACGTCGCCGGGGTAGGCGGTGTCGATGGTGTGGCGCTGGGAGCCGAACACGGCCTGGGAGTACTTGGTGGCGAACGGGCGGCCGGTGGCGGCGTGGGTGAGCACCATGCCGCGCTCGAAGCGGCCCGAGCACACCCGCACAAACGCCATCCGGTCGCGGTGGGCCTTGTCCATGTTGGCCTGCATCTTGAACACCAGGCCCGAAAACGGCGCCTGGACCGGGCGCGGCCGGCCGCCGGCATCAGGCTGGGCCGAGGGGGCCGGGGCCAGGGCGATCAGGGTGCGCAGCAGCGCGGCGACGCCGAAGTTGGGCAGCGCGGCGCCGAACAGCACCGGCGAGGAGGCCCCGGCCAGGAAGGAGGCCTGGTCGTAGTCGGCGCCGATCTCGGCCAGCAGCTCGAGTTCCTCGCCGGCCTGGGCCCAGGCCGGGCCCTCGGCCCGGGCGGCCTGCTGCGCGTTCAGCGTCTCCTCGCGGGCCCGGGTGGCGCCGCCGGGGGTGCGCTCCAGCTTGGTGTAGGCTCCGCCGGGCCGCTCGATCAGGCCGCGGAAGTCCCCGGCGATGCCCACCGGCCAGTTCAGCGGGGTGGGGCGCAGCCCGATGCGCTGCTCGATCTCATCGAGCAGCTCCAGCGGCTCGCGGCCGGGCCGGTCCCACTTGTTGACGAAGGTGATCACCGGGACCCGCCGGGCCCGGCACACCTCGAACAGCTTCAGGGTCTGGGGCTCCAGGCCCTTGGCCGAGTCCAGCAGCATGATCGCGCAGTCCACCGCGGCCAGCACCCGGTAGGTGTCCTCGGAGAAGTCGGCGTGGCCGGGGGTGTCCAGCAGGTTCAGCACGTGGCCGTCGTAGTCGATGCGCAGCGCCGCCGAGGTGATGGAGATCCCGCGGGCGCGCTCCATCTCCATCCAGTCCGAGACCACCCCGCGCCGCTCGCCCTTGCCGTGCACCGCCCCGGCCGAGGCGATGGCCGCCGCATGCAGCGCCAACGCCTCGGTCAACGTCGACTTGCCCGCATCCGGATGCGAGATCACCGCAAACGTACGCCGACGAGCCGCCTCGGCCGTCACCTCGGCGGCCGGTGCTCCGTTCGCCGCCGTCTCTGCCGCAGTCACCGTCGCGTCCCGTTCCCTTCACTTCAGGCGCGGACCTCGTGCCTGCCGCGCTGCGCCCGGAGCCGGTTCTCGAACTCCCGGGCCATGTCCAGTTGCCGGCGCAGTGCCGCGCAGCGCGCCGCGGTGGCCTCTTCGAACATGTCGAGCCGGGTCATCAGTGCGGTGCGTTCCTGCTCGGTGACGTCGCCGGCCTCCAGCCGGTCGAGGACGTCGAGCAGGTCGCGGGTCTCCTCCAGGCTGAAGTCCAGCGGCTTCATCCGCTTGATCAGCAGCAGCCGCTCCACATCGGAGCCGGTGTAGAGCCGGAATCCGCCCTTGGAGCGCGCCGACGGCTTCACCAGGCCCACTTCACCGTAGTAGCGGATCGTCCGCAGCGACAGGTCCGTGCGTTCGGCCACCTCACCGATCTGCATGTGCTCCGCGCCCATCGACGCACCTCCTCAGAACAATCTACCCTAACGTGAAAGATGAGTACCGGATATCCGTTGCCGACCGTGGCGGGCCTCGCCACAGCGACGCACTCGGCATCGATCAGCGAGGAGTCCGCCCATGCCACGTCAGATGACCTGCCCCGCCTGCGGTGAGACCGAGGACCTCAGTGGCGAGCGCACCGATGCGGGCATCGTGATCCGCTGCGGCGCGTGCGAGGCCCAATGGGCGCGCGACACCCCCTACACCTGCGCCACGTGCGGCGGCGACGACATCCACATGCGCCCCCAGGCTCTGACCCAGTACTCCCGCGGTACCCAGCTCTCCATCGTCGGCCTGCACTACATCCCGCTGTGCGCCGGCTGCGACGCCGCCATGCTGGCCCGCGCCAACCAGCAGAAACCCGTCCCCGGCCAGTACCACTCCGCAGCCGCCCGCAAGCGCCGGGACGGCGGCGACGACGCCGCCGACACCCTCATCCTGCCCCGGTGACACGCCCGTCCCGGCCCCGACCGGCCACCGCAGCGGGGCAGGAGCCGCGGGCGAACGCAACGGGCGGCGGGACGCGCGGATCTCCGCACGTCCGCCGCCCGTAAAAGCCGAAAAAGGCGTGATCGGCCGGCGCGGACCCGGCTCAGCGCTTCACCGCGGCCGGCGGGAGCTCCGGCAGAGCGGCGAGGCGCCGCGCATCGGCGAGGGCCGCGGTCTCAAGAATCCCGCCGGACGTGCGGCTGGGCATCGCGCGGGACCTCGGGGAGGTGATCCCACAGACTCCGCAGATGGGGGTAGAAGCCATCGGGCAGCCGGCCGAGGACGCTCAGCACATCGCTGCGGGCTCCCTGCGACTCCGCCGCGCTGATCACCTGCCCCCGTTTCAGGGGGCCGGAACCGAACGCGCCCTCCAGATGCTCGGCGATCTCCCGTCGTGTGACGACCATTCCCACTCCTTCTCCTTTCTGCGGCAACGGACCCTGGAAAGCCCCGGATCCCCTATCGCCTGGCGAAGAGAGCAGGGACGTCCGTCGCGGGGAGCTTCGGGCTCCCCGCCTCCACGCCGACCGTCCGCCGTGGACCACCGCAGTGGTACGGGCGCCTGAATGCTGGGGAACGCACCCGAACCACCGCGATGGGAGGAGGACCGGCGAGTACGCATCGGAAGCGGCGGCCGGTCCTCCGTCGTCCATAACTCTACTCTCTCGTAAGAGTAGACTTCACTCGGGGTGGGGAGCCGACGGGAGCCACGGCCGTCCAGGCCATGGACCCCGACCGAAGGGGTTCCGTTGGCCGACCGCCATCCCCGCGACGAGAGCACACTGCTCGACTGCGCCGACGGATACCGCCCCCCTTCCTGCGGCGGCTCGCCCGAGACGCCCCTGACCGAGGTCGAGACCGCCGCGGCAGCGCTGAACCGGGCACTGCGCACGACGCGACCGCGGTGGTCGCCGTCGCCCGGCCGGAAGCCCGTGCCGGACCCCTCAACCGCGGGCGTCGCGCAGGGCCTGGGGGAGCGGGTCGGTGTGCACGATGTGCAGGCCGCTGACCGCGCGGGTGAGGGCGACGTAGAGGCGGTGCAGCCCGCGCGGCTCGGCCGCGGCGATCCGGGCCGGTTCGGCGACGATGACCGAGTCGAACTCCAGGCCCTTGGCGAGGGCGGCCGGGACGCACACCAGGCGGGTGGCCTCCAGCGCGTCCTCGGCCCCGCCGAGCAGCCCGGCCTCCAGGCCCTCGGCGAGCAGGCGCTCGTGGATCGCGGCGGCGTCGGCGTCGGCGGCGACGAGGCCGACCGAGCCGTCGCCCTTGAGCGCCTCCCGGCAGGCCAGCGCGAGGGCGCCGAGCCGGTCGTCCCGCGCCGCCTCGGTGACCCGCAGCGCTCCCGGTGCGCGGCGCACCCCGGTGGGCGCGCCCAGGCCAGGGGCGATCTGGGGCAGCAGCCGCGCGGCGTAGTCGATGATCTGGGCCGGGACCCGGAACCCGCGCTCGAGCACCGCCACGTGGGCGTCGGGCTGGCCGAGGTGCTCCAGCAGCGACGACCAGTCGCCGACCGCCCACGGCCCGGTGCCCTGGGCGATGTCGCCGAGCACGGTGAGCGAGCCCCTGGTGCAGCGCCGGCCGATCGCGCGGCACTGCATCGGGCTGAGGTCCTGGGCCTCGTCGACGACGATGTGGCCCATCGTCGCCGGCCGCTCGATCAGGGCCGCGGCCTCGTCGATCAGCGCCAGGTCCGCGGTGGACCACTTCGCCGACTTCGGCCCGCGCGGCCGACCGGGCAGCAGGACCGCCTCCTGCTCCTCGGCGGTGAGGACGCCGTCGGCGGCGCGGGCCAGCCGGTCGCGGTCGGTGAGCAGGGCGAGCAGCAGCCGGACCGGGTCGGCCTTGGGCCACATCCGCCGCACCGCGGCGCTGATCGCCCGGTTGCGGCGCAACTCGGTGAGCGTGCCGGAGTCGCACGGCTCGCCCGCGTTCTCGATCTGGCGCATCACCAGGTGCGCGATGCGCTGGACGAGCAGGTTGGGGCCCGCGCCGTAGCCGATGCCGCGGCCGCGCAGCTCGGTGAGCACCTCGGCCAGCTCTTCCGGGTGGAGCCGCCACTTGCGCGAGCCGCGCTCCACGACCAGGGTCTCCTCCAGCGGCCGCGGCTGCGCCCACAGGGCGCGCCGGATGACCTCGGCCATGCGGGCGTCGCCCTTGACCCGCGCGGCGTGCGGTTCCTCGTCGCGGCGCACGGGCACCCGGTCGATCAGCTCCTCGACGGTGGCCTGGCGGACGCCGACCTCGCCGAGTGCGGGCAGCACGTTGCGGATGTAGGACAGGAAGGAGCGGTTCGGCCCGACGATGGCCACGCCGCCGTCCTGGCGGAGCCGGTCGCGCTCGGTGTAGAGCAGGTAGGCGATGCGGTGCAGGCCCACGGCGGTCTTGCCGGTGCCCGGGGCGCCCTGCACGCACAGGGTGGGGCGCAGCGGTGCCCGGACCAGGTGGTCCTGCTCGGGCTGGATGGTGGCGACGATGTCGCGCATCGGGCCGGTGCGGGGGCGCTCGATCTCGGCGGCCAGCAGCGTGTCGGCCGACCCGGACTCCGCGGCGGGGCCGCCGGGAGCCGACAGCGGCTCGTCCTCGTAGGCGGTGAGCTCGGCGGTGTCGGAGAAGCCGTAGCGGCGCCGCAGCAGCACCCCCTGCGGGTCGTCGCGGCCGGCCCGGTAGAACGCGGCGGAGATCCGCGCCCGCCAGTCCACGATCAGGGGCGTGGCGTCGGCGTCGTGCACGTGGCGCCGCCCGATGTAGACCCGGTCGGCCTCGGGCGCGCGGGTCGCCGACGGCGGGTCGGCGGGATCGGCCTCGTAGACGGCGCCGGGCGGGTAGTCCAGCCGTCCGAAGAACAGCGGCACGTCGGGCAGGTCGACGAGGGCTTCGGCGCGCCGCTGCCGGTCGGAGGCCAGCAGTCGGTTGGTGAACGTGTAGTCGGCGTCCTCGGAGCTGTCCTGCACGGTCTCGGTGGTGACGACGTCCTCGTGCATGCGCCCCAAGGCGGCTCGGGCGTCGGCGAGGAAGGCGCGTTCGGAGCGGATCTCGGGGTCGACGGCGGGATCGGGCGCGCGTTCGGGCATGGTGAGGGCTGCCTCGGTTCTCGGCGGGACAACGGATTACGAGGGGAGACGGCGGGCGCGGATCCGGTCGGTCGGTGCGAGGGACCGGAGCACGGTGGTCGCGTTCGCGGGATGCGCGCCTCGCAGGGCCGCGTCGTCTCCGTGGCAGATCGTCTGCTGCCACCGGCAACCCTACCTTCACGTTAGGAGAGGTTCTGGCGTGCTTCCGCCGGGGCCAGGGGCGCGCCCTGCGACGTCCTTCCGGCCGTCCACGCCGAGTTTGGCCTCCAACTCGGCGACCAGCCGCACCTGGGTCTCCGGGGAGGCGCCGGCATGGTGGGTCCGCAAGGCGGGGGTCCGGGCGGCGAGTCCGCGGGTGGCCTCGAACCGTCCGACGATGAAGGCGCCGTCGCGGTAGAAGGGGTAGACCCGCGGTTCCCAGGAGTGCCGGCGGTCGCCGCCGTCTCCACCTGGGAGACGACCTCGTTGACGACGGGCTCCTCCTCGGATTCCCCGGTGGTCACCGGGATGGTGGATGTCCGGGTAGGGCGAGTAGCGGAGCCGGTGCACGGGATCCGGCACCCGGAAGAACGATCCGCCAGCGTCTTGGCCAGCGCATTCACAAATGCGGTAAATCCGAGCGGCTTCTTGTGAACGGCCACGAACGGGATCGGGACCGAGGCCGGGAATGCGTGCGGACGGAGGCCTCTTTTCCGCTGGACCCGCTTCATCGAGGTAAGAGCGGTCGCGTGAAGCGAGCGGGTCCGGTCCTGTCCAGCGGTCTGCGGACGGTGCCATTGACGGACCCGCCGTCCCCATCGGCTCCCGTCGCACCTCACCGCCATCCATTCGGCCATGGCAATGTGG
This sequence is a window from Spinactinospora alkalitolerans. Protein-coding genes within it:
- a CDS encoding TetR/AcrR family transcriptional regulator; protein product: MSEDGRQARERPGTHGPVRRLRRAERRGQILDAATRAFARAGFAATGLDDIAAEADITRVLLYRHFDSKAALYRAVLDRACQRLDEQVGVDDFGDDAIPSLLRAAAADPDAFRLLFRHAAREPEFRDLVDALTSASTEITRRNLAGRLPEGPWADWACRLVPALTIEAVIAWLDTGRPDPEAAARRISAAVHGVIDAAGDHPG
- a CDS encoding protein-tyrosine phosphatase family protein, producing the protein MTASWEPAAAGVLRLPSGRLVRGRGLRRPLPAGPVPAFALYLLGRRPPPVDWEARWLRWPDFWLPSDRAATEAALREAWERAGTERVEVACGGGQGRTGTALACLAVLDGVPGREAVAYVREHYAPRAVETPWQRRFVTRFQR
- a CDS encoding peptide chain release factor 3; protein product: MTAAETAANGAPAAEVTAEAARRRTFAVISHPDAGKSTLTEALALHAAAIASAGAVHGKGERRGVVSDWMEMERARGISITSAALRIDYDGHVLNLLDTPGHADFSEDTYRVLAAVDCAIMLLDSAKGLEPQTLKLFEVCRARRVPVITFVNKWDRPGREPLELLDEIEQRIGLRPTPLNWPVGIAGDFRGLIERPGGAYTKLERTPGGATRAREETLNAQQAARAEGPAWAQAGEELELLAEIGADYDQASFLAGASSPVLFGAALPNFGVAALLRTLIALAPAPSAQPDAGGRPRPVQAPFSGLVFKMQANMDKAHRDRMAFVRVCSGRFERGMVLTHAATGRPFATKYSQAVFGSQRHTIDTAYPGDVIALVNAAALRVGDTLYAGPKVEFAPIPSFAPEHFAVARATDAGRHKQFRRGIDQLDTEGVIQVLSSEVRGDQAPVLAAVGPLQFDVVAHRMAHEFRAPIELAHLDYSIARRTDAASAPALHALPGAEVLTRRSDHALLALIHNKWRLRVIQRDNPDLTTAPLLAGGLETQD
- a CDS encoding MerR family transcriptional regulator — encoded protein: MGAEHMQIGEVAERTDLSLRTIRYYGEVGLVKPSARSKGGFRLYTGSDVERLLLIKRMKPLDFSLEETRDLLDVLDRLEAGDVTEQERTALMTRLDMFEEATAARCAALRRQLDMAREFENRLRAQRGRHEVRA
- a CDS encoding HelD family protein; translation: MPERAPDPAVDPEIRSERAFLADARAALGRMHEDVVTTETVQDSSEDADYTFTNRLLASDRQRRAEALVDLPDVPLFFGRLDYPPGAVYEADPADPPSATRAPEADRVYIGRRHVHDADATPLIVDWRARISAAFYRAGRDDPQGVLLRRRYGFSDTAELTAYEDEPLSAPGGPAAESGSADTLLAAEIERPRTGPMRDIVATIQPEQDHLVRAPLRPTLCVQGAPGTGKTAVGLHRIAYLLYTERDRLRQDGGVAIVGPNRSFLSYIRNVLPALGEVGVRQATVEELIDRVPVRRDEEPHAARVKGDARMAEVIRRALWAQPRPLEETLVVERGSRKWRLHPEELAEVLTELRGRGIGYGAGPNLLVQRIAHLVMRQIENAGEPCDSGTLTELRRNRAISAAVRRMWPKADPVRLLLALLTDRDRLARAADGVLTAEEQEAVLLPGRPRGPKSAKWSTADLALIDEAAALIERPATMGHIVVDEAQDLSPMQCRAIGRRCTRGSLTVLGDIAQGTGPWAVGDWSSLLEHLGQPDAHVAVLERGFRVPAQIIDYAARLLPQIAPGLGAPTGVRRAPGALRVTEAARDDRLGALALACREALKGDGSVGLVAADADAAAIHERLLAEGLEAGLLGGAEDALEATRLVCVPAALAKGLEFDSVIVAEPARIAAAEPRGLHRLYVALTRAVSGLHIVHTDPLPQALRDARG
- a CDS encoding cytochrome P450 — its product is MSLVRLPFEQSHPLRSAPVLRELQTRGPVHRVRTAVGDEAWLVTDHGQVRSLLDDDRLGRSHPDPANAARTGESALFGGPNGDHDTEHADHARMRALMQPHFSPRRMRELRPRVEALTSDLLDDLARQGPPADLNQALALPLPIAVICELLGVPYADRDRFRAWTRAAADVGDRARSEQGLADLFGYGRELVARKRREPGDDVISRLCATEGVGDDEAAMLGMALLFAGHETTVVAIGLGALFLLADPAQWRRLQADPDLVGSAVEEILRAPAKNTGGIPRYARTDLDIAGTPVRAGELVLLDTGAANHDPAVFADPDRFDVTRRAAGHLTFGHGARYCIGAPLARIELQAVFSQLIPRFPTMRPAVAVEELTFNSDVLTGGLTELPVTW
- a CDS encoding DUF2795 domain-containing protein, producing the protein MVVTRREIAEHLEGAFGSGPLKRGQVISAAESQGARSDVLSVLGRLPDGFYPHLRSLWDHLPEVPRDAQPHVRRDS